One Streptomyces sp. P9-A2 DNA window includes the following coding sequences:
- a CDS encoding NlpC/P60 family protein has translation MESPVFEEFDPASDCDCPGCVRGRRALVLPPSPAVRTAGRRAALRPLVVAAAAVSAVIGAYAVPALAAPHTAGRPGLPGVRGAPADEGPATPQGPRGPLYGPDGRTTDPVDPTYPADPSPPSSVRAITRADIIERAEKWVAAKVPYSASAYWSDGYRQDCSGFVSMAWDLPANEWTGSLGQYGQKITKAELQPGDMLLFHNAADPQGGSHAVLFGGWTDSTRTTYVAYEQTRPNTLRRTTPYAYWNNSAGYVPYRYLGVTASARGGILTGGLPGSLTWELLTAGGAKAGGTHDPDHS, from the coding sequence GTGGAGTCTCCGGTGTTCGAGGAGTTCGATCCCGCGAGCGACTGCGACTGCCCCGGCTGTGTGCGCGGGCGGCGTGCGCTCGTCCTTCCCCCCTCGCCGGCCGTCCGTACAGCCGGTCGGCGAGCGGCGCTCCGCCCCCTCGTCGTGGCCGCCGCCGCGGTGTCGGCGGTGATCGGCGCGTACGCGGTCCCCGCCCTGGCCGCCCCGCACACCGCCGGCCGCCCCGGTCTTCCCGGAGTCCGGGGCGCCCCCGCCGACGAGGGGCCCGCCACCCCGCAGGGGCCGAGGGGGCCGCTGTACGGCCCCGACGGCCGGACGACCGACCCCGTGGATCCCACGTACCCCGCGGACCCCTCGCCCCCGTCGTCGGTCCGCGCGATCACCCGCGCGGACATCATCGAACGGGCCGAGAAATGGGTCGCCGCGAAGGTCCCGTACAGCGCGTCCGCGTACTGGTCCGACGGATACCGGCAGGACTGCTCGGGCTTCGTCTCGATGGCGTGGGACCTGCCCGCGAACGAATGGACCGGAAGCCTCGGGCAGTACGGGCAGAAGATCACGAAGGCGGAACTCCAGCCGGGGGACATGCTGCTGTTCCACAACGCGGCCGACCCGCAGGGCGGCTCCCACGCCGTCCTCTTCGGCGGCTGGACGGACAGCACACGCACCACCTACGTCGCCTACGAGCAGACCCGCCCGAACACGCTCCGGCGGACCACCCCGTACGCCTACTGGAACAACTCGGCGGGCTACGTCCCGTACCGGTACCTGGGCGTGACCGCTTCCGCCCGCGGGGGGATCCTCACGGGCGGACTACCGGGCTCGCTGACCTGGGAGCTGCTGACGGCCGGCGGCGCGAAGGCTGGAGGCACGCATGACCCTGACCACTCCTGA